A portion of the Betta splendens chromosome 2, fBetSpl5.4, whole genome shotgun sequence genome contains these proteins:
- the LOC114848065 gene encoding complement C1q-like protein 3 yields MNFPILLCVLLLFCGLTFAQGDSNDPDTEKQGPTQSCFPDLCNLLKEFGAMKEKLESVEAKMKESQTEILELKNKAQNKIAFSAATGGSGHIGPVNTDTTLIFRTVITNVGNAYNPLTGIFTAPVAGIYYFTFFYHAGGSNPVSLFLIKKSEVVVTAHDHRTLQDGADNGGNAVFLQLQQGDQVYVRLGANTHVWGNNDITTFSGALISQT; encoded by the exons ATGAATTTTCCTATTTTactttgtgtgttgctgttgttctgtgGCTTAACTTTTGCCCAGGGTGACAGCAATGACCCCGACACGGAAAAACAGGGTCCAACACAGTCATGCTTCCCTGACTTGTGTAATTTGCTAAAAGAGTTTGGTGCCATGAAAGAAAAACTGGAATCTGTGGAAGCGAAAATGAAGGAGAGTCAAACCGAGATTCTTGAACTGAAGAACAAAG CCCAAAACAAGATCGCCTTCAGTGCAGCCACAGGTGGTTCAGGCCACATTGGACCtgtcaacacagacacaaccttAATATTCAGAACAGTGATAACAAATGTTGGCAATGCTTACAATCCATTAACAG GCATCTTCACTGCACCTGTTGCGGGTATTTATTACTTTACCTTCTTTTATCACGCCGGAGGTTCCAACCCAGTGAGTTTGTTCCTCATCAAGAAGAGTGAAGTGGTCGTGACGGCCCATGACCACCGTACGCTGCAGGATGGAGCTGATAACGGAGGCAAcgcagtgtttctgcagctgcagcaaggAGACCAGGTCTATGTGCGCTTGGGTGCAAATACCCACGTTTGGGGAAACAATGACATTACTACCTTCAGCGGAGCTCTCATCAGCCAAACTTAA